In one window of Aliidiomarina minuta DNA:
- a CDS encoding HD domain-containing phosphohydrolase, whose protein sequence is MAKEVTVLIVDDEPHVLSSLQRLLRQEDYQLLLANSAAEALQIMEETLVDVLVSDSRMPEVDGTTLLTRVQKKWPRCIRILLTGYPDIDDLIKSVNEGHLYRFIQKPWDDDEVRLVLRQATRLAFSERERIRLTKLIQTRNKKLSEVNQQLEASVTKRTNALRKAIHLRDRAYKKLEKSYHNSTEVFAALINQRLPKTRQTNDKISALVKAYAEQAGWDAKRVNDLSMAAALYNLGKVTWTDDLLMTPSDNFRGKDRDKYREYPELGESLLLSLEPLQRAAYFIRHHQERWDGRGFPDQLEGGDIPEESRLLKLAIDYIELQRGIILDRMMNRDDALNNLGIYADRVYDPEMSARFIELVHDKAPDLEPLPEGVILCRLKQLKTGMLVKRNLLTDSGFLLLTEGTVLTTGMIEKLMGFERTRREHYHVLIDVSSQDKVAPDSESEPPQED, encoded by the coding sequence ATGGCCAAAGAAGTGACCGTACTCATAGTTGATGATGAGCCCCATGTGTTGAGTAGCCTGCAGCGCCTGCTGCGGCAGGAAGATTACCAATTACTGCTGGCAAATAGCGCGGCTGAAGCCTTACAGATTATGGAGGAAACGCTGGTTGATGTGCTGGTGTCAGACTCACGTATGCCTGAAGTTGACGGAACAACGCTGCTCACTCGGGTACAGAAAAAATGGCCTCGTTGCATTCGTATTCTATTGACCGGTTACCCGGATATTGACGACCTGATTAAAAGTGTTAATGAAGGGCACTTATATCGTTTTATCCAGAAACCCTGGGATGACGATGAAGTGCGCCTGGTACTGCGTCAGGCTACACGGCTGGCTTTTTCGGAGCGCGAACGGATACGCCTGACCAAGCTTATTCAGACGCGTAATAAGAAGCTGTCAGAAGTGAACCAACAGCTTGAGGCAAGCGTAACCAAGCGTACAAATGCATTGCGTAAAGCTATTCACTTACGTGATCGGGCCTATAAAAAGCTGGAAAAAAGTTACCATAACTCCACCGAAGTATTCGCGGCATTGATAAACCAGCGTCTGCCAAAAACCCGGCAAACCAATGACAAAATTAGCGCCTTGGTTAAAGCCTATGCAGAACAGGCCGGTTGGGATGCGAAACGTGTGAATGACTTAAGTATGGCGGCTGCTCTATATAATCTCGGAAAAGTTACCTGGACTGATGATTTGCTGATGACCCCAAGCGATAATTTTCGTGGCAAAGACAGAGATAAATATCGCGAGTATCCAGAGCTTGGTGAAAGTCTGCTGTTATCACTGGAGCCTCTGCAACGGGCCGCTTATTTTATTCGCCACCATCAGGAACGTTGGGATGGACGCGGCTTTCCGGATCAACTGGAAGGGGGCGATATTCCGGAAGAGTCACGCCTGCTTAAATTAGCTATTGATTATATTGAACTGCAACGCGGGATAATTCTGGATCGTATGATGAACCGCGATGATGCTTTGAATAACCTGGGGATCTACGCAGACCGGGTCTATGACCCTGAGATGTCTGCCCGTTTTATTGAACTGGTGCATGATAAAGCCCCCGACTTAGAACCTTTGCCAGAAGGCGTTATATTGTGTCGTCTTAAGCAACTCAAAACTGGCATGTTAGTAAAACGTAACCTGCTGACAGACAGTGGTTTTCTGTTACTCACTGAAGGCACAGTGTTGACTACAGGTATGATTGAGAAGCTGATGGGCTTTGAACGCACCCGTCGTGAGCACTACCATGTGCTGATTGACGTATCATCGCAAGACAAAGTGGCGCCTGACTCAGAGTCGGAACCACCGCAGGAGGACTGA